A portion of the Campylobacter concisus ATCC 51562 genome contains these proteins:
- a CDS encoding amino acid ABC transporter permease translates to MENLDRVIELVSSSTLPMIIALLKVTIPLTLLSFSLGLVIAIITAVARLSNIKILKFIFATYVWIFRGTPLLVQLFIVFYGLPSIGVTLDTWSAATIAFSLNVGAYASESVRAAILSVPKGQWEAATSLGMTHYQILKRIIAPQAVRISLPPLSNTFIGLVKDTSLAASITMVDMFMIAQRIAARTFEPLILYILAALIYLVVCTLLTYLQSRLEKAVSRYV, encoded by the coding sequence ATGGAAAATTTAGATAGAGTGATCGAGCTTGTTTCAAGCTCGACGCTACCGATGATCATCGCACTTTTAAAGGTGACGATCCCGCTTACATTGCTCTCGTTTTCGCTAGGGCTTGTCATCGCCATTATCACAGCAGTAGCGAGGCTTTCAAATATAAAAATTTTAAAATTTATATTTGCCACCTACGTTTGGATATTTCGCGGCACACCGCTTCTTGTGCAGCTTTTTATAGTATTTTATGGGCTTCCTAGCATTGGCGTCACGCTTGATACTTGGAGCGCGGCGACTATAGCATTTAGTCTAAACGTGGGTGCTTATGCGTCTGAATCTGTAAGGGCTGCCATACTTTCTGTACCAAAAGGCCAGTGGGAGGCTGCAACATCGCTTGGCATGACGCACTATCAAATTTTAAAGCGTATCATCGCACCTCAAGCAGTGAGGATCTCACTCCCACCGCTTTCTAACACATTTATAGGCCTTGTTAAGGACACTTCACTAGCAGCTTCTATAACGATGGTAGATATGTTTATGATTGCTCAAAGGATCGCAGCAAGGACCTTTGAGCCACTCATCCTCTACATCCTAGCAGCGCTCATCTACCTGGTGGTTTGTACACTCTTAACCTATCTTCAATCAAGGCTTGAAAAAGCTGTCTCAAGGTATGTCTAA
- a CDS encoding amino acid ABC transporter substrate-binding protein: MKFTNLLKVVAVLAMALNLQAKTIKDGVLTVATEGTYAPFTFYNDKNELVGYDVDIARAVAQKLNLKVEFLTAPWDAMLAAFDAGKADVVFNQVSITDERKKKYAFSVPYTVTFGAIITRKDNNDIKSFTDLKGKRNADSATSNWAKVAVKYGAEHVVTDSFAKSMELLISRRVDAVVRDNIVFYDFIKERPNAPVKIAASLDEKDYTAAAVKKDNAELAEQISNALNELSKEGKLEAISKSYFGKDVSK, encoded by the coding sequence ATGAAATTTACAAATTTATTAAAAGTAGTAGCCGTGCTTGCGATGGCTCTAAATTTACAAGCAAAAACTATAAAAGATGGCGTGCTAACAGTAGCAACTGAAGGTACTTACGCGCCTTTTACATTTTATAATGATAAAAATGAGCTAGTGGGATACGATGTAGATATCGCAAGAGCGGTAGCGCAAAAGCTAAATTTAAAAGTTGAGTTTCTAACAGCCCCTTGGGATGCGATGCTTGCTGCATTTGACGCTGGTAAGGCCGATGTTGTATTTAATCAAGTAAGTATAACTGACGAGAGAAAGAAAAAGTATGCTTTTTCAGTGCCTTATACTGTGACATTTGGCGCTATCATCACTAGAAAAGATAATAACGACATAAAAAGCTTTACCGACCTAAAAGGCAAAAGAAATGCCGACTCAGCTACGAGCAACTGGGCGAAAGTCGCCGTAAAATATGGCGCTGAACACGTCGTAACAGATAGTTTTGCTAAAAGTATGGAGCTTCTTATATCAAGGCGTGTAGATGCTGTTGTAAGAGATAACATCGTATTTTACGACTTCATAAAAGAGCGTCCAAACGCACCTGTAAAGATAGCTGCCTCACTTGATGAGAAAGACTACACAGCAGCAGCTGTTAAAAAGGACAACGCCGAGCTTGCAGAGCAAATTTCAAATGCTCTAAATGAACTTTCAAAAGAGGGCAAACTAGAAGCTATCTCAAAAAGCTACTTTGGCAAAGACGTCTCAAAATAA
- a CDS encoding amino acid ABC transporter substrate-binding protein, with the protein MNFKPIFGLIAGAFLALNLNASTIKKGELIVATEGTYSPYSFYDEKGELVGYDVDIARAVAQKLNLKVEFLTAPWDAMLAAFDAGKADVVFNQVSINEDRKKKYGMSVSYTMPYPVIVVHKDNNDIKSFADLKGKKSVHSATSNWAAIAEKNGATVVVADGFSKGVELIISKRADDTINDNVTFYDYIKQRPSAPLKIAYTSNEPMPTAAIVKKGNTELLEAINKALDELKAEGKISEISMKYFGKDISK; encoded by the coding sequence ATGAATTTTAAGCCCATTTTTGGCTTGATCGCAGGTGCTTTTTTAGCTTTAAATTTAAATGCTTCAACTATCAAAAAAGGCGAACTTATCGTCGCAACTGAAGGCACTTACTCACCTTACTCATTTTACGATGAAAAGGGCGAGCTAGTAGGATATGACGTAGATATTGCAAGAGCCGTAGCGCAAAAACTAAATTTAAAAGTTGAGTTTCTAACAGCTCCTTGGGATGCGATGCTAGCTGCATTTGATGCTGGTAAAGCTGATGTTGTGTTTAACCAAGTAAGTATAAACGAGGATAGAAAGAAAAAGTATGGTATGAGCGTGTCTTACACTATGCCATATCCGGTAATTGTCGTGCATAAAGACAATAACGACATCAAAAGTTTTGCTGATCTAAAAGGCAAAAAGAGCGTGCACTCTGCGACTAGCAACTGGGCAGCGATAGCCGAGAAAAATGGCGCAACAGTGGTCGTAGCTGATGGCTTTAGCAAAGGCGTGGAGCTTATCATCTCAAAAAGAGCTGATGATACGATAAACGATAACGTCACTTTTTATGACTACATCAAACAACGCCCAAGTGCGCCACTAAAAATCGCATACACAAGCAACGAGCCGATGCCAACAGCTGCAATCGTTAAAAAAGGCAACACTGAGCTACTAGAAGCGATAAACAAAGCGCTTGATGAACTAAAAGCCGAGGGTAAGATAAGCGAAATTTCGATGAAATATTTTGGAAAAGATATTTCAAAATAA